The stretch of DNA CATGAATCTGCCCCGATCGAATAGCCCGCTACATAGATATTACCATCCAGTCCATACGCAACCGAATGAGCTGCATCATCACCCAACGTTCCGCCGTAGCAATAGGTCCAGTTCGTATCGCCGGCAGTCGATAGGCTCACGACAAGAAGATCATAGTAACTAGCTACGTCCCAGTTGTCACCGGCAGCGTAGATATTCCCATCTGCACCGTAGGCGATCGCTTTTACCGTACCACCCGAGGCCGCGGTACCACCATGACGGTAGGTCCAGTTCGTATCGCCAGCAGCCGAGAGACTTACGACAAAAAAATCACCCCCGCCTAAATGAGCATTTGAAGTACCCCCGGCATAGATGTTTCCGTCCAAACCACAGGTGATCGCATGCGCCGCATCGTAATCTTCAATAGTGCCCGGTCCATCATGCCGGTAAGCCCAGTTCGTATCGCCACCGGTCGTCAGGCTCAAAACGGTGAAATCAGAATATGTAGCAGGAGCTGAGCTCATACCAGCTACGTAGATATTATGATCCAGCCCATAGTCAACTGCAAATGCAATATCCTCAAGATTCATAGGATTATACATATATATCCAGTTTGTATCACCGTTATCCTTAAAGCTGATCACTAGGAAATCACTGCTCGTGCCGACGTTTGCGGTTCTTCCCACTGCGTATATATTCCCGTCCAGCCCACATGTCAACGCCTCAGCAACGTCTATATGGTTTAGATTGCCGTCATATGTATAGACCCATCTTTCTATCTGCGCGAGCAGAACGAAGGGTATTATCATTGCCAAAATAAATTTCATATGAACCTCCCTCTTGCGTTATTTACTTTAATTTCAAAATACTCTGACTGTGACCCATATACATCCCCTCACACAGATATTCTACAGCCATATCTCACACAAATATCACAGAATATATCACACATCCCAGGAATACGACATACTATCATACCCTGGCCCAGAACAATGTTCAAGAAAAAGGAATCCAGTAAGAAGGTTCCTTTCGCTTCTTCTCAATGCGTCACTTTATTGCCCTTACGCAGATAAAGGCCGGCATGCGCTGGAGTTTTTTGTATGCACCGGCATCGGCTTTCTTGAATTCTTTCGTAGGCAGGGGCTCGACAATACGGTCGATCCGAAAGCCCGCTTTGATCAGAGGATTTAGAAGCGCGTGCAGCGGCCTGCGATAACCAGGCACGTATACATGAATACCAAACCCGTGCCAGATGCAGCCAACGAGTTCGGTGTTGAAATAATTCTTTGCCTTTCTCTTCTTTTTAAAGAAAAGATAATCTCCGAACGGATGGCCGTCGGAAAACACCAGTACACCGGACCGCTTGAGCAAACGGTAGAACTCCTTGAACAGAGAGGAAACATCGCGGATGTACGACATTACGAGCGGGGACAGAATAATATCGAATGACCTGCCCTTCAGAAAAAGCATTGGTTTCGTCATATCCGCGTGATGAAATTCTGCTTTACTGCCAACACGTTTTCGCGCCAATTCCAGCATCCTGGGGCTCATATCTACACCAACTACCTTTGCGCCGCGTCGCAGGAGTATCTCTGTATATGCACCCGGGCCGCAACCCGCATCCAGAACGCGCTTGCCGCGCACATTCGGCAGCAATGACAGTGTGGCCGGGCGTTCGTAATAGGCATTGTGTGGCTTGGTATCGATCAGAGCAGCATAGCGCTCAGCCAGTTTTTCATAGGCTGGAAGCGCCACGGGATTTCTTCTACGCATTCCCATCTACAAATACGATCGACGTTATTTCCGTCACTACATACCCGACTCGGGCAACAGCGTGATCTCTATCCTCCGGTTCTGGCTCCGGCCTTCGGGCGTTGCATTGCTCGCTACCGGACCATACTCTGACATACCTATGACCTGAAGCCGCGTCCCCTTGATCCCCACTTTTTCCTGCAGGAAGCGTACCACGTTCGTCGCGCGTGTGGTTGAGAGTTCCCAGTTGGTCGGGAATTTTTTCTGCAGGTTAGGATGTATTGGAACGTTGTCCGTGTGCCCTTCAACCCGGATGATCTTTTCCTGAGTATTTTTCAGCACCTTGCCAACCCGGTCCAGGATCTCCAGACCTTCCGGGGTGATCTCTGCTTCGCCCGAAGGAAAAAGGATCTTATCGACCATGCTTACCGAGAGCCGGTCAGCCAGTTGGGTGATCTTGATCTGCCCGTCCTCGATCTCCTTCTTCATATCTTCCATGAGTGTTTCGTAGGTGCCCTTGAGCCGGTCGATCTCATCCTCCTTCTCCTGTGAAACCTCGGCCACCCGCGCTTCGAGCTCTAACGTGAGCAAATTTACCTGTTCCTCAAGATCGCTGATCTTTCGCGCCAGTTTCCTGTTGCTGTTCATCAGATACAGGGAACCAATCAACGCCAGCACAACGATTATTACGATAGTTACGACATACTTCATCATCCTACCTCCTTTGTTCTAATGAAAGAGTGTAGCCGATATGCCGGGAGACGTCAAGAAGTTAACAAAACCAAGCTGTCGAAGATCCTGCCGTTGGCCCCGCGGGGAGCAAGGGCTATATTTTGTTTACTTTTCTTTTGCATGCCACATTTGTATATTGACAATATGGCATTTGATTCTATAATACTCAAAATGTAAATATGATAAGGAGGTAGAATATGAGTATTAAAGATTATCTGCGTTTGACACTCACCGTAATCATAACGTTTTTAGGCTGCGCCCAGCAAGAGGTGGAACCCACTGAGCTCATTCGTGTCGGGCTTGATGGTAAACATGGATATATAAATGCTAAAGGCGAGATCGTTATTGAAATCAAGTATGATGACATATGCTTTTTCGCCGAAGACGTAGTTGCAGTCAAGATTGACGGCAAGTGGGGATACATCGACAAAACAGGGGCTGTAGTGATCCCACCCCAATTTGATAACACCACTGGATTTTCAAATGGTTTGGCTCCCGTGCAAATTGCTGGCAAGTGGGGATACATCGACAAAACAGGAACAATAGTTATCCAACCCCGATTTGATAATACCTCTCGATTTTCAAATGGCTTAGCTCCCGTTGAAATCGCTGGTAAATGGGGATACATCGACAAAGCAGGAACGGTTCTCATCGAACCCGTGTTTCAATCCGCACGGGATTTTTCAGAGGGACTTGCCCCAATAAAGTTGAACGAAAAATGGGGTTTTATCGATACGACGGGCCGCATGGTAGTCGAACCCGAATTCGCTCACGTGCTCCC from candidate division WOR-3 bacterium encodes:
- a CDS encoding OmpA family protein — protein: MKYVVTIVIIVVLALIGSLYLMNSNRKLARKISDLEEQVNLLTLELEARVAEVSQEKEDEIDRLKGTYETLMEDMKKEIEDGQIKITQLADRLSVSMVDKILFPSGEAEITPEGLEILDRVGKVLKNTQEKIIRVEGHTDNVPIHPNLQKKFPTNWELSTTRATNVVRFLQEKVGIKGTRLQVIGMSEYGPVASNATPEGRSQNRRIEITLLPESGM
- a CDS encoding methyltransferase domain-containing protein, translated to MRRRNPVALPAYEKLAERYAALIDTKPHNAYYERPATLSLLPNVRGKRVLDAGCGPGAYTEILLRRGAKVVGVDMSPRMLELARKRVGSKAEFHHADMTKPMLFLKGRSFDIILSPLVMSYIRDVSSLFKEFYRLLKRSGVLVFSDGHPFGDYLFFKKKRKAKNYFNTELVGCIWHGFGIHVYVPGYRRPLHALLNPLIKAGFRIDRIVEPLPTKEFKKADAGAYKKLQRMPAFICVRAIK